A stretch of Armatimonadota bacterium DNA encodes these proteins:
- a CDS encoding FAD-dependent oxidoreductase, producing MSLSTRYLIIGGGVSGPACSMAIREHDTEGGITIVCGENHPPYDRPPLSKPALFKDEWQFDDAYSKFDNFYPDNKIELIIGCQAKRIDRTHRRVQLEDGREIEYENLLIATGSGSRRFENGGNLPGVYYLRRLEESAAIKQAIHESQPLVIIGGGYIGMEVAAACAKLGVPATLIERNAHLWPRFAGSETGEFLKSHFGKLGIAFHLGDAASSIEARDGGLVVTTEEGVEHPAKAVVVAIGAALNTELALGAGLEGSPEHGVSVDSYLQTSDPNVWACGDIANFEDIAMGKRWHIEHHLNARWQGLAAGANMAGANEPYDRVPYFWSDVHDISMILRGDPENPAGVRYVGDVQAGEFAELRYDAGGALRMGLAVSHDEKKLDPVSDTLEELIRAKAQAGSITAESLGVG from the coding sequence ATGAGCCTCTCTACCAGATATCTGATCATTGGGGGCGGCGTCTCCGGGCCCGCATGCTCGATGGCCATACGCGAGCACGATACCGAAGGCGGGATCACCATCGTTTGCGGAGAGAACCATCCCCCTTACGACCGCCCGCCGCTCTCGAAGCCTGCGCTGTTCAAGGATGAGTGGCAGTTCGACGACGCCTACAGCAAGTTCGACAATTTTTATCCCGACAACAAGATCGAACTGATAATCGGATGCCAAGCTAAGCGGATCGACCGAACCCATCGGCGAGTTCAGCTGGAAGACGGCCGAGAGATCGAGTATGAGAATCTTCTGATCGCGACCGGATCGGGTTCAAGGCGATTTGAGAACGGCGGCAATCTGCCGGGCGTGTACTATCTAAGGCGATTGGAAGAGAGCGCGGCGATCAAGCAAGCCATACACGAGAGCCAGCCGTTGGTCATCATAGGGGGCGGCTACATTGGCATGGAAGTGGCGGCGGCGTGCGCCAAGTTGGGCGTTCCGGCCACGCTGATAGAGCGCAATGCGCACCTTTGGCCGCGATTTGCAGGATCGGAGACGGGAGAATTCCTGAAGAGCCACTTCGGAAAGTTAGGCATTGCGTTCCATTTGGGCGATGCGGCGAGTTCGATCGAGGCGAGAGACGGCGGACTGGTCGTAACCACCGAGGAAGGCGTCGAGCATCCTGCCAAAGCGGTTGTCGTCGCGATCGGCGCCGCGTTGAACACTGAACTTGCTTTAGGCGCTGGTCTAGAGGGAAGCCCCGAACATGGGGTTAGCGTCGATTCGTACCTGCAGACCTCCGATCCGAACGTGTGGGCTTGCGGCGACATTGCGAACTTTGAAGATATTGCGATGGGCAAGCGTTGGCACATCGAGCATCATCTGAACGCTCGCTGGCAGGGGCTAGCGGCTGGGGCGAACATGGCGGGCGCGAACGAACCCTATGACCGAGTGCCGTACTTTTGGTCCGATGTGCACGACATCAGCATGATTCTGCGCGGCGACCCGGAGAATCCGGCCGGCGTGCGGTATGTGGGGGATGTGCAAGCGGGCGAATTTGCAGAGCTTCGCTACGATGCGGGCGGCGCGCTGAGAATGGGATTAGCGGTCAGCCACGACGAGAAGAAGCTGGATCCGGTGTCGGACACGCTGGAAGAGCTGATCCGCGCGAAGGCGCAAGCTGGGAGCATCACCGCCGAATCTCTGGGCGTGGGATGA
- a CDS encoding ABC transporter ATP-binding protein has protein sequence MGSISVHGLVKKYDEVVAVAGIDLHVKDKEFVALLGPSGSGKTTTLRCVAGLEQTTQGRIEINNRDVTKLQPADRDIAFVFQSYALYPHLTVYDNMAFPLRAVRAPKAEVDERVQKAAATLQIARLLGRKPNQLSGGEQQRAALGRAIVRRPAAFLMDEPLTNLDAQLRTIMRAELKRLQTDLGATTLYVTHDQMEAMSMGDRIAVFNEGKIQQDGTPMEVYNTPKNLFVAGFIGSPPMNFIRGVLSADKASLEIEHGPPIPLHLSSSTLGQVEPGKACIYGVRPEDIRLHAETKDGAVPCEVYVVEPLGSENIVNIKVGDQIVKARTAPSYLPSISQPLWAEFEPERSCLFDPESTEAIR, from the coding sequence ATGGGGTCGATCAGCGTCCATGGATTGGTCAAGAAGTACGACGAGGTGGTGGCCGTCGCAGGCATCGACCTTCATGTAAAGGACAAAGAGTTTGTGGCGCTTTTGGGGCCGTCGGGTAGCGGCAAAACGACCACCTTGCGATGCGTAGCCGGGCTGGAACAGACCACGCAGGGCCGGATCGAGATCAACAACCGCGACGTTACAAAACTGCAACCGGCCGATCGGGACATCGCGTTCGTGTTTCAATCGTATGCTCTCTACCCTCATCTGACGGTCTACGACAACATGGCCTTTCCTCTGAGAGCCGTGCGCGCGCCGAAGGCCGAGGTGGACGAGCGCGTTCAGAAGGCTGCCGCGACCTTACAGATTGCTCGGTTGCTCGGTCGAAAACCGAACCAGCTTTCAGGAGGCGAACAGCAGAGAGCGGCGTTAGGTCGCGCCATAGTACGGCGTCCGGCGGCCTTCTTGATGGACGAGCCGTTGACAAACCTGGACGCTCAATTGCGCACGATCATGCGCGCGGAGCTCAAACGGCTGCAGACCGATCTAGGCGCGACGACCCTCTACGTTACGCACGACCAGATGGAAGCGATGTCTATGGGCGACCGAATCGCTGTCTTTAACGAGGGAAAGATCCAACAAGACGGCACGCCGATGGAGGTCTACAACACGCCCAAGAACCTGTTTGTAGCCGGATTTATCGGCAGCCCTCCAATGAATTTCATACGAGGCGTTCTCTCGGCCGACAAGGCATCCTTGGAGATCGAGCATGGGCCGCCGATCCCTTTGCATCTCTCCTCTTCCACGTTGGGTCAAGTCGAGCCGGGCAAGGCGTGCATCTACGGCGTGCGCCCCGAGGACATTCGGCTTCACGCCGAGACCAAAGACGGCGCCGTGCCGTGCGAAGTGTACGTCGTGGAGCCGCTGGGTTCAGAAAACATCGTCAACATCAAGGTGGGCGACCAGATTGTAAAAGCGCGAACCGCGCCCAGCTACCTGCCGAGCATCTCGCAACCGCTATGGGCCGAGTTCGAGCCAGAACGGAGTTGCCTGTTCGACCCCGAATCGACCGAGGCGATACGATGA
- the deoC gene encoding deoxyribose-phosphate aldolase has product MSLSSRLDAPSRGAAEPTLDSALKQRCAINAVELEARAAWLSKRSIKKESKLYALRLAIAMCDLTTLEGMDTEGKVQRLCAKAVRPYQPRSGMPDASLVAAPPVAAVCVYPMFVSVAKRGLEGSTVKVASVATDFPAGQKPFSLRQEDVRYAVDQGADEIDMVINRGAFLSGDYGTVYDEIVRTKEICGSEVHLKVILETGELGSYDRVRRASEIAMAAGADFIKTSTGKVQPAATLPVTLVMLEAIRDFYDRHGRRVGMKPAGGIRTSKDAVRYLVMVRETLGPDWLTPDLFRFGASSLLNDLLSQIVKQLTGVYRSPDEFSED; this is encoded by the coding sequence ATGAGCCTCTCCAGCCGATTGGACGCGCCGTCACGAGGAGCCGCAGAGCCGACGCTCGACTCGGCGCTCAAGCAGCGCTGCGCCATCAATGCGGTCGAATTGGAAGCGAGGGCGGCCTGGCTGAGCAAGCGCAGCATCAAGAAAGAGAGCAAACTGTACGCCTTGCGACTGGCGATCGCGATGTGCGATCTGACCACGCTGGAAGGCATGGACACTGAGGGCAAAGTCCAGCGTTTGTGCGCCAAGGCCGTTCGGCCCTATCAGCCGCGGTCAGGGATGCCGGATGCGTCGTTGGTCGCCGCTCCGCCGGTAGCGGCAGTTTGCGTCTATCCGATGTTTGTCTCCGTCGCCAAGCGCGGGTTAGAAGGCTCGACGGTCAAGGTGGCGTCCGTGGCGACCGATTTTCCGGCTGGGCAAAAGCCGTTCTCGCTGCGTCAAGAAGACGTTCGATACGCGGTCGATCAGGGCGCGGACGAGATCGACATGGTGATCAATCGCGGCGCGTTTTTGTCGGGCGATTACGGTACGGTTTACGACGAGATTGTGCGCACCAAGGAGATTTGCGGCTCAGAGGTTCATCTAAAGGTCATTTTAGAAACGGGCGAATTGGGCAGCTACGACCGTGTGCGCCGAGCCTCCGAGATCGCGATGGCGGCCGGAGCCGATTTCATCAAGACCAGCACCGGGAAGGTACAGCCCGCGGCCACTTTGCCCGTTACATTGGTCATGTTAGAGGCAATCCGCGATTTCTACGATCGACACGGTCGGCGAGTGGGCATGAAGCCGGCTGGGGGGATCCGAACATCCAAGGACGCCGTTCGCTATCTGGTAATGGTGCGCGAGACGCTGGGGCCCGATTGGCTGACACCCGATCTGTTTCGGTTCGGAGCAAGCTCTTTGCTGAACGACCTCCTTTCCCAGATCGTCAAGCAGTTGACGGGCGTTTATCGATCGCCAGACGAGTTTTCAGAGGATTAG
- a CDS encoding PD-(D/E)XK nuclease family protein, whose translation MKPTLTIIAGPARSGKTWHCIERAIGARSPTRVVFPTSSAAETAQSALAASGYEAPNASFQDFLGLIGDLAKLEANLPLEIDPARRAALCGRICRLELKSDSFFGKVREMPGFHARLCRFFDDLTMDGLDADALELASELTAKGHAPPELGLDKEPIRDHWLLKMRELASLWREYRKALKEGGRCDLADLVKAAHEGIEKARTLPFAQLILDGFEGLRRVEAAILKQLALRRVRLVMTILDDPDRPRLFAVCQRFLASLSLDFDLDVHSLPAKKKGSQALTLLERRLFESIEQPGMVDEADVTILDAPSVLAEVESIVRTVRKLIDSGAKPEQVALIVREPERYRPFIDSLAARYSVPINGSAQEPISHSPIGRRAAELLDLLTLPLTNQRLTSWFSSAFWNLSRSDQAALRRASRRLRKGDELTNAVPERYETAKQYAQQLYAHRKAFLATSLGASPPARIFDAFQEALKALLLGKTPHLDPREAAASEALHRTAAAQSEYLPPMSARQWSEAMSRLWRETRYAYQLGQSGVRLISPDEPDLGSMEIAFMLGVKEAIYPRRVADDPFLGEAERAALSQAIAGNPDAFPDLSPRFHLRNRQDHADLERLLFYRAAAAPNKSLWLSFPRADSESEELASFFIGDVQRAVGPGGYRTLSLRVDDICPPEFVANDFDAQLREAIESDQLDPLPSFALQDPAARDFIAKVDRIFSVRELETLGACPFRHFAQHRLRLRTERYGMSIDQIGDLAHQAIQRAYKNLPPEADAATRAKELIEELDRLMAESPLPGEEWQLMLIKEYCEELLRLLAERESLYQEQFQTEPLALEWAFGMKPRPDIDPSSVAPPLEIRSQHGSVFVSGIVDRVDRAGDAMMVIDYKLTGSSNLNDDAEMRSLQPIFYSRAVRENLGAKQVVFAFDSLTEAKRARIVPFELSKQFNQMDWERQSRGRLIELRPNIRLKSIETRAEQHVIGLVQQLKNAEIAAQPGDHCALCPYGDFCRMAQR comes from the coding sequence ATGAAGCCGACCTTGACCATCATAGCCGGACCGGCCCGGTCTGGCAAGACTTGGCATTGCATCGAGCGAGCGATCGGCGCTCGCTCTCCGACGCGGGTCGTCTTCCCGACATCGTCTGCCGCTGAGACGGCCCAAAGCGCACTGGCCGCATCCGGATACGAAGCGCCCAACGCCAGTTTTCAAGACTTTCTGGGCTTGATCGGCGACCTGGCCAAGTTAGAAGCAAACCTGCCTTTGGAGATCGATCCCGCGAGGCGAGCTGCGCTCTGTGGGCGCATCTGTCGGCTGGAACTGAAGTCCGATTCTTTCTTTGGCAAGGTGCGCGAGATGCCCGGCTTTCACGCGCGTCTCTGCCGATTCTTTGACGACCTGACCATGGACGGCTTGGACGCCGATGCCTTGGAGCTAGCCTCGGAACTAACCGCCAAGGGTCATGCGCCGCCGGAGCTTGGGCTTGACAAGGAGCCGATTCGCGACCATTGGCTGCTCAAGATGCGCGAACTGGCCAGCCTCTGGCGCGAGTATCGCAAAGCGCTGAAGGAAGGCGGGCGATGCGATCTGGCCGACCTCGTTAAGGCCGCGCACGAAGGAATAGAGAAGGCCAGAACGTTGCCTTTCGCCCAGTTGATTTTAGACGGGTTTGAGGGGTTGCGCCGAGTCGAAGCGGCCATCCTCAAGCAACTGGCGCTTCGGAGAGTTCGATTGGTCATGACCATTTTGGACGATCCCGATCGCCCGCGCCTCTTTGCCGTGTGCCAGCGGTTCTTGGCATCGTTGTCGCTCGACTTCGATCTCGACGTTCACTCTCTGCCGGCCAAGAAGAAAGGCAGTCAAGCCCTGACCCTCTTAGAGAGGCGCCTTTTCGAAAGCATTGAGCAGCCAGGCATGGTGGACGAGGCCGACGTTACCATCCTAGATGCGCCGAGCGTATTGGCCGAAGTCGAGAGCATCGTACGCACTGTCCGCAAGCTCATCGATTCAGGCGCTAAGCCAGAACAAGTCGCGCTTATCGTGCGCGAGCCGGAGCGATATCGACCATTCATCGATTCCCTTGCGGCAAGATACAGCGTGCCCATCAACGGATCGGCTCAGGAGCCGATCAGCCACAGCCCGATCGGCCGTCGCGCCGCAGAGCTTCTCGACCTGCTCACATTGCCGCTCACCAATCAGCGGCTAACGTCATGGTTTTCTTCGGCATTCTGGAATCTGTCGAGATCCGACCAAGCCGCCTTGAGACGAGCCTCCCGTCGATTGCGCAAGGGCGATGAGCTGACAAACGCAGTGCCCGAACGGTACGAAACGGCCAAGCAATACGCGCAACAGTTGTACGCCCATCGCAAAGCCTTCTTAGCGACTTCGCTGGGCGCGTCGCCGCCAGCCCGTATTTTCGACGCGTTTCAGGAGGCGCTGAAAGCGCTTCTGTTGGGCAAGACTCCTCACCTGGACCCCAGAGAGGCTGCGGCGAGCGAAGCGCTCCATCGCACAGCTGCCGCTCAGAGCGAGTATTTGCCGCCCATGTCGGCGCGCCAATGGTCCGAGGCCATGTCCAGGCTCTGGCGCGAGACGCGGTACGCGTACCAATTGGGACAGAGCGGCGTCCGCCTCATCAGCCCAGACGAACCCGATCTAGGGTCGATGGAGATCGCCTTCATGCTGGGCGTGAAGGAGGCCATCTATCCGAGAAGGGTGGCCGACGACCCGTTCTTGGGCGAGGCCGAGCGCGCCGCTCTGAGCCAAGCGATAGCAGGCAACCCGGATGCCTTTCCAGACCTTTCGCCTCGCTTCCATCTTCGGAATCGACAAGACCATGCCGATTTGGAGCGACTGCTCTTTTATCGTGCGGCGGCCGCGCCGAACAAGTCTCTCTGGCTATCCTTTCCTCGCGCGGACTCCGAAAGCGAGGAACTGGCGTCTTTCTTCATCGGCGACGTTCAGCGCGCGGTCGGGCCAGGCGGCTATCGAACTTTGTCTCTTCGCGTTGACGACATCTGTCCTCCAGAGTTTGTCGCGAACGACTTCGATGCTCAATTGCGCGAAGCGATCGAGAGCGACCAACTCGACCCGTTGCCCAGTTTTGCTCTACAGGATCCCGCCGCCCGAGACTTTATCGCTAAAGTAGACCGAATCTTCTCCGTCAGAGAGTTAGAAACGCTGGGCGCGTGCCCCTTTCGCCACTTTGCCCAACATCGCCTTCGGCTGCGCACCGAACGCTATGGTATGAGCATCGACCAGATCGGCGATCTGGCGCACCAAGCCATTCAGCGAGCCTACAAGAACCTGCCCCCCGAGGCCGACGCCGCTACGCGCGCCAAAGAATTGATCGAGGAGCTCGACCGACTAATGGCCGAATCGCCCTTGCCCGGCGAGGAGTGGCAGCTCATGCTCATCAAAGAGTATTGCGAGGAGCTCTTGCGCCTCCTGGCCGAGCGGGAATCGCTCTATCAGGAGCAGTTTCAGACCGAGCCTCTGGCTTTGGAATGGGCGTTCGGCATGAAACCTCGACCCGATATCGACCCCAGTTCTGTCGCGCCTCCGTTGGAAATCCGGTCGCAACACGGATCGGTCTTTGTCAGCGGCATCGTCGACCGAGTCGACCGAGCGGGCGATGCCATGATGGTGATCGACTATAAGCTCACAGGCTCGAGCAATCTGAACGACGACGCGGAGATGAGATCCCTGCAGCCCATCTTCTATTCCCGCGCCGTGCGGGAGAACCTGGGCGCCAAACAGGTCGTCTTCGCCTTCGATTCCCTAACCGAAGCCAAACGCGCCCGAATTGTGCCGTTCGAACTCTCAAAGCAGTTCAATCAGATGGATTGGGAAAGGCAATCTCGAGGCAGGTTGATCGAGCTCCGACCCAACATCCGGTTGAAATCCATCGAAACAAGAGCGGAACAGCATGTCATCGGATTGGTCCAGCAGCTCAAGAACGCGGAGATCGCGGCACAGCCTGGCGACCATTGCGCGCTCTGTCCGTACGGCGACTTCTGTCGGATGGCGCAGCGCTAG
- the tgt gene encoding tRNA guanosine(34) transglycosylase Tgt, whose translation MFRFELLKESPQSHARLGRLTTSHGEAETPVFMPVGTQGSVKAMTHEELEEIGFQIILGNTYHLHLRPGEELIQRMGGLHRFIAWSRSMLTDSGGFQVFSLSKTSKIDDDGVEFRSHIDGSLHRLTPESSIAIQTALGADIIMAFDECPPFPADYDQVAKAVERTYAWAKRSKAAWQSENQALFGIVQGGVHEELRQQSLEQIAGLDFPGMAIGGVSVGESTEDVRRITQHTAPKMPKDKPRYLMGVGTPEDIRHAVSCGVDMFDCVLPTRLGRHAAAYTSIGRINLKSAQNAELDEPIDPACECKVCRRYSRAYLCHLFRAAEITAYRLTTYHNLWHYARLMDQIRSEIADGAL comes from the coding sequence GTGTTCCGGTTTGAACTGCTTAAAGAGAGCCCTCAAAGCCATGCCCGATTAGGTCGACTGACCACTTCTCACGGCGAAGCAGAAACGCCCGTCTTCATGCCAGTGGGCACTCAAGGCTCGGTTAAGGCCATGACTCACGAAGAGTTAGAAGAGATCGGCTTTCAGATCATCCTGGGCAACACTTATCACCTGCACCTGCGACCAGGCGAAGAGTTGATCCAGCGTATGGGCGGTCTGCATCGCTTTATCGCATGGAGCCGCTCTATGCTGACCGACAGCGGCGGATTTCAAGTCTTTAGCCTTTCAAAAACTAGCAAGATCGACGACGACGGGGTCGAGTTCCGTTCGCACATCGACGGCTCGCTTCATCGCCTCACGCCCGAAAGCTCCATAGCGATCCAAACCGCGCTGGGCGCCGACATCATCATGGCCTTTGACGAATGCCCTCCATTCCCAGCCGATTATGACCAGGTAGCAAAGGCGGTCGAGCGAACCTACGCCTGGGCCAAGCGCAGCAAAGCCGCTTGGCAAAGCGAGAATCAAGCCCTGTTCGGCATCGTCCAGGGAGGCGTGCACGAGGAACTTCGCCAACAGAGTTTAGAGCAGATCGCCGGACTCGATTTTCCCGGCATGGCGATTGGCGGCGTGTCGGTCGGCGAAAGCACCGAGGATGTGCGCCGAATCACGCAGCACACGGCTCCTAAAATGCCGAAAGACAAGCCTCGCTATCTGATGGGCGTCGGTACGCCGGAGGATATTCGCCATGCGGTTTCGTGCGGCGTCGATATGTTCGATTGCGTGTTGCCGACTCGCTTGGGTCGCCACGCCGCTGCCTACACATCGATTGGCAGGATCAATCTCAAATCAGCCCAAAACGCCGAGTTAGACGAACCCATCGACCCGGCGTGCGAGTGCAAAGTTTGCCGCCGTTATTCCCGTGCGTATCTTTGCCACCTTTTCCGTGCCGCCGAGATCACGGCCTATCGATTGACGACTTACCATAACCTTTGGCATTACGCGCGGCTGATGGATCAGATACGAAGCGAGATCGCAGACGGAGCGCTCTAA
- a CDS encoding carbohydrate ABC transporter permease: MKKKRLISFALLAILAVGSIPMLAPFGWMLSTSLKTKELAGEHPPRWIPEKETAFLLTDGRRESVTVLTETADDRIKIRTAQGETLFVPIDRVQRERRVAMHWENYQRVFQPSAAHQDEDFPRYLLNTLLIAILTAMGQALSSSLVAFGFARLRFWGSGPLFGVMLATMMIPGQIGMIPTFMIFRWLGWIDTFLPLIIPAWLGSAFFAFLYRQYFMSIPLEMDEAAKVDGATPLQIYWHVLLPMAKPVTVTVGVFSFLGAWNEFLGPLIYLNSDHKRTLSLALAKFQSAYGADVPALMAAATLMLLPALAIYFFSQRALTEGLNIGGVKG, from the coding sequence ATGAAGAAGAAGCGACTGATCTCGTTTGCGCTCCTCGCCATCCTCGCAGTCGGATCGATACCGATGCTCGCCCCGTTCGGCTGGATGCTCTCGACATCGCTCAAGACCAAGGAACTGGCCGGAGAGCATCCGCCGCGCTGGATACCCGAGAAAGAGACTGCATTCTTGTTGACCGACGGCCGGCGCGAATCGGTAACCGTGCTGACCGAAACCGCGGACGATCGAATCAAAATCCGCACGGCGCAAGGCGAGACGTTGTTCGTCCCCATCGACAGGGTTCAGCGGGAAAGACGGGTCGCGATGCATTGGGAGAACTATCAGCGCGTCTTTCAACCCAGCGCCGCCCACCAGGACGAGGACTTTCCCCGTTACCTCTTAAACACCTTGCTGATTGCGATTCTGACGGCAATGGGTCAGGCGCTCAGCAGCTCCTTGGTCGCTTTCGGCTTCGCACGGCTGCGTTTTTGGGGAAGCGGTCCGCTCTTTGGCGTCATGCTAGCCACGATGATGATCCCGGGGCAGATCGGCATGATACCGACCTTCATGATCTTCCGCTGGCTCGGCTGGATCGATACTTTTTTGCCGCTCATCATACCGGCATGGCTGGGCAGCGCCTTCTTCGCCTTTCTCTATCGCCAATACTTCATGTCGATCCCGTTAGAAATGGACGAGGCCGCCAAAGTAGACGGCGCGACGCCGCTCCAAATCTATTGGCACGTGTTGCTGCCAATGGCCAAGCCGGTTACGGTTACGGTCGGCGTCTTTAGCTTCTTGGGCGCGTGGAACGAGTTTCTCGGTCCACTGATCTATCTCAATTCCGATCACAAGCGCACGCTCTCGCTGGCCTTGGCCAAATTTCAAAGCGCATACGGCGCCGACGTGCCGGCGCTGATGGCCGCGGCTACACTGATGCTGTTGCCAGCCCTCGCTATCTACTTCTTTAGCCAGCGCGCCTTGACCGAGGGCCTCAACATCGGTGGCGTTAAGGGGTAG
- a CDS encoding methylated-DNA--[protein]-cysteine S-methyltransferase, whose protein sequence is MEAISRHRYESPFGPWTLSLDAQGAVYGLFFEPIDAPESDSDARRQLDDYFAGQRTVFDLKLVTHGPPMHEAVWKMLIEIPYGETATYGDLALRLGDATLARAVGQACAKNPIPIIIPCHRVIGSNGSLTGFGGGIEVKRELLRREASQKSLF, encoded by the coding sequence ATCGAAGCGATATCGCGGCATCGGTATGAATCGCCGTTTGGACCTTGGACGCTGAGCTTGGACGCGCAGGGCGCCGTGTACGGTCTATTCTTTGAACCGATCGATGCGCCCGAATCGGATAGCGACGCCCGCCGGCAATTAGACGACTACTTTGCAGGCCAAAGAACGGTTTTCGACCTGAAACTGGTAACCCATGGCCCGCCCATGCACGAGGCCGTTTGGAAGATGCTCATCGAGATTCCCTACGGCGAGACGGCCACCTATGGCGATTTGGCGCTGCGGCTGGGCGATGCAACGCTGGCAAGAGCCGTCGGTCAAGCCTGCGCCAAGAATCCCATTCCGATCATCATTCCATGCCATCGAGTGATCGGTTCGAACGGAAGCCTGACCGGTTTTGGCGGCGGTATAGAGGTCAAGCGAGAGCTGCTGCGCCGAGAAGCCAGCCAAAAGAGCCTTTTCTAG
- the purD gene encoding phosphoribosylamine--glycine ligase, giving the protein MRLLVVGSGGREQALAWKIAQSSDCDRLFVAPGNGGGEGERVIIAVEEVASIVRFAKDERIDLVVIGPEAPLIAGMADALREERILAFGPSARAAQIEGSKALAKRLMAKAGIPTAESKAFQDGGAAKDHLRQRFSVRKQVVKADVPALGKGVIVPESLGDAEDAVDQLLAISHTIVIEDRLEGREASLIVISDGERAAALPMVRDYKRALDDDRGPNTGGMGAYSPLPDVSAELAAECLETCVQQILKTMRDAGEPFAGALFAGLMLTDDGPMALEYNCRFGDPETQALMPLVDGDLLPLLVGSAEGRLPKDSVTVKRQASVCVTIASGGYPGEYKKGFPIEGLEEAARVPGALIFHAGTERKDGRIVTNGGRVLSIVGVGSELTEARKAAYEAAGKIHFEGAYYRSDIAASV; this is encoded by the coding sequence ATGAGACTGCTGGTCGTTGGTTCGGGCGGGCGCGAGCAGGCCTTGGCCTGGAAGATCGCCCAAAGCAGCGATTGCGACCGACTTTTCGTTGCGCCGGGGAACGGCGGCGGCGAGGGCGAGCGCGTCATCATCGCGGTCGAAGAGGTCGCCTCCATCGTCCGTTTTGCCAAAGATGAGCGTATCGACTTAGTCGTCATTGGCCCAGAAGCGCCTTTGATCGCAGGAATGGCCGATGCGTTGCGAGAGGAACGCATCCTGGCGTTTGGGCCTTCCGCGCGCGCAGCGCAGATCGAAGGCAGCAAAGCGCTGGCTAAGCGCCTAATGGCCAAGGCCGGCATACCGACGGCAGAAAGCAAAGCGTTTCAAGACGGCGGCGCGGCCAAGGATCATCTTCGTCAGCGGTTTAGCGTCCGAAAGCAGGTCGTTAAGGCGGATGTGCCTGCGCTGGGCAAGGGAGTCATCGTGCCGGAGAGCCTTGGCGATGCCGAAGACGCGGTCGATCAACTATTGGCCATCAGCCATACCATCGTGATCGAGGATCGATTGGAAGGGCGCGAGGCGTCGTTGATCGTTATCAGCGACGGCGAACGAGCAGCCGCCTTGCCTATGGTCAGAGACTACAAGCGCGCGCTGGACGACGATCGCGGCCCTAACACGGGGGGCATGGGCGCTTATTCGCCTCTGCCCGATGTTTCTGCCGAACTTGCTGCGGAGTGTCTGGAGACCTGCGTGCAACAAATTCTTAAGACGATGCGGGATGCTGGGGAGCCTTTTGCGGGCGCTCTTTTCGCAGGGTTGATGCTGACCGACGATGGGCCGATGGCGCTGGAGTACAACTGCCGGTTTGGAGACCCGGAGACTCAGGCGCTCATGCCGCTGGTCGATGGGGACCTCTTGCCGCTCTTAGTAGGTTCGGCAGAGGGGAGATTGCCAAAAGATTCCGTTACGGTCAAGCGTCAAGCATCCGTTTGCGTAACCATCGCTTCGGGAGGCTACCCTGGAGAGTATAAGAAGGGCTTTCCGATCGAGGGTTTGGAAGAGGCGGCAAGGGTTCCGGGCGCTCTGATCTTTCATGCCGGCACGGAGCGCAAGGACGGTCGGATTGTAACCAACGGTGGACGAGTATTGAGCATTGTGGGCGTCGGATCGGAACTGACTGAAGCCAGAAAAGCGGCTTACGAAGCCGCAGGCAAGATTCACTTTGAGGGGGCCTACTATCGAAGCGATATCGCGGCATCGGTATGA